Within the Ostrinia nubilalis chromosome 12, ilOstNubi1.1, whole genome shotgun sequence genome, the region GAATCTAACCTAAGCTATGTAGATCTACATAGATGCCTAGTAGTGACATAATATGATGcctttttttatatatttgtattatatttatcaaattatctaaaatacaatatttgtattatatttatcaaattacctatctaaaaATACATTTGCTAATAGCTACATTTTATGCTTATCTTAGTTGTGTAAATGGAATCCTCGCGCGTGTAATACAATtttatgagtatttctcaaaaaaaatgtacattttgaaaaaaaaaagtgtgctttgaaacagttcaaaagttttatatttataaatcatcacacaaaaaaaacacacacacaattttgaaggatgaatattaatctttaagataacgaagaattatagctataatcctacttattaccaaatatttagatattttaaaaacagtccttttttacttttcatacaaaaacctgtttgccaccctagctttttcatgtatttttgtttcataaaatgcgatacgtaactaaattattgtaaatttctttgtattatcgttctacagtaatcgcagtttctgtatcaaattgattttctatggggtgtcataatgaattggcaatttaaagcaaaaaaacaaaatgagtcgctctcatttactatttcgttatttactctttagttacgatttatttctactttcccatggtttctgaacaattccgtatttattttacacggacaacaatagctgcactctgaatggctgttggcctgacgtctccgccataacatctatcgcgaaaattagtgaaaacgtgtgtgttttgtgggattactttttcgtaacaggcagtaaaatcagcgattttatatagaacggtaagtcttcatttaaccattttttgtaatacgtgtggtacgaacatttagtaagcttttatatttgctgtaacaaattttatcaaaaaaatacttgtttctgatctcattttgtctaatatttcgttacgttttttacgaatttcgttacgttttttacgaatttcgttacgttacgaaaaagtacaacataatgctgagtgtatactgttattacctgactaagcatagtaatattcactacttaatttatttcaaaaaatatagagcgttaataacaaaaggattggatactatctgctttacagaagtgccaccagcaaaaaattatcaaatcatttagattacgtttttatgtgattacttcttttgtttttttaggaatgccgccaaaaaccaatgccgaaaggcaaaaagcttacagagaacgactcaaaatggataaacatgatggaacaaaaataattttattaaaatagtatgaatgattactcccttattttatttctaaccccttaatattaccccgtatttgggtgcatacttacaaatatttcgaattgaataaatgaagagcattcacaatatttcgccaatgtataacaagccttatggccttactatttcgttactaccgtttcgttacgtacattttttttgagaaatactcttaTCACTATTTTTTTCGCATAATGCAAGTCATTTGCCAGCTTTTTATGGCAACGGCACAATTTCATAACAATCCTAATCAAGTCCTATTATCATCATGAGGTGAACTGTTATAAGCTGAAAACCTCATCAGAGGGGAGAGTGAGAGTAAgaattttcagttatttttctttgagtaaactTTTCTAtctattaagagtactttccctccaggtggcattaaaaaattagaaagaaagaaccTCCGCTCGAGAATTTGACTTTCAGATGTTTATAAGGAGTAGGTAAGTGGAACctaaatattagtaggattacgtctactttctagttttttttaatagttaggtacctttatttataaagcaggggtaaaaataaaaatttatgttATCAAGCCGTTTATTATCATACACAAACATAACTATGACATCAAAAATAAAAGCACGAAGAGTTTCGCGATATGGGTAGGATGCCCAGCCCATCATCATCTTCTGGACcgatactaaaataaaataacaacgaTCGTCTCTTTAACGATTGATGAAAAATTCCAATAATAATCAACAAATTCTACTACAGACTACCAGACAAAGACAGATCACAAAAATGGTTACACTGAACCACGTTACATTCAATACTTCAATACTTTTTTCCACGTTCTGCTACATTACAATCCTCTTCAAGTCTCAGGGCACCTTCTTTGTTTTGGTCCCCGGCAGAAAGCATTGAAGCAATGCACCCACTGTAACATCATAAAGTCATTTAATATTAGTcagtttaaatataaaataaaacttatttaagcTGCTGCTCTCGTGGTGcagaaaagtaaaatattttctctATTAGAGATCACACTAGCATCGTTGGAGTGTCGTTGTCTTGCTAGTGCCTGCGCAGATCTCTGCCGAATTTACGCAGCGCTGGCATCATGACGTAACGGACATGTAAGATTTGTAACAGATCCCGTATAAAAGAACAGAGAGTTTAGAGTGTAGGTACTAACATAAAGCAATGCTCCCGAACACGTAGAAAGACGCCTCGCAGTTGGTGTTAAGCATCTCCTTCAGCAAGTTGATGCCCAGCGCAGCACTACCCCGACCCACCATCAGGGTTAGGCAGACCGCCATCGCTCTGGAAACAAAAAGGAAattaacaaaagtcataaaagttattttatttattttctgccAATCGGCTTTTAAagagcgcttttacacgtcccagtattacctactttaaccctaccactgcttcgggactaTAAATGGGCCGTAATAAGTATCTACTATTAATCTTCCTGCACTGCATCACAGTTTCAAAGGTAGACCGACCCTCTAGCTGTGAGCACTTCCtgtttttactttattatttttagggttccgtagccaaatggcaaaaaacggaacccttatagattcgtcatgtctgtctgtctgtccgtccgtctgtccgtccgtatgtcacagccatttttttccgaaactataagagctatactgttaaaacttggtaagtagatgtattctgtgaaccgcattaagattttgatgcaaaaattaaaaaataataataaatattaggggctccccatacttagaactgaaactcaaaaatttttttttcatcaaacacatacgtgtggggtatctatggataggtcttcaaaaatgatatcgaggtttctaaaatactttttttctaaaccgaatagtttgcgtgacagacgcttccaaagtggaaaaaagttggtccccctcccccctctaacttctaaaataagaaaatgaaaaatgtaaaaaaaacatatgatgtacattactataaaaactacctacgaaaattgttttgaacgagatctagtaagtagtttttttttaatacctcgtaaatcgtaaaccgcttattaccgcgtaatctttcatactaataacttaaataaaaaataataattttaatttcataaatcaatggtacggaaccatcggtgcgcgagtccgactcgcacttggccggtttttttattcataacgaagaaactcttggcctgcatcctACATAATGGAATACAtgttttcctaagagtcaccggaAGATATTATACCTGCCTTGACTTGATTTTTCATGAAGCAAgtaaatacgggactattcctacctctcgttcccatcgctgcaactcctgtgtagccaggatctacagcttgactgccaataaaaacccaaccagtgaaggtcaagtttgccccaggggaaagttaactaTCATTGGattcgcaacgaaattaatcagaagaacatagtgaagtatgtactcgtaaataataattgtaacatTAAATACACATACTTAACATAAGTAGGGAACAGGGTGACACTGAAGGTGTTCAAGAAGCCGAAGTTGATGGAGCCCGAAATGTACAGCAGGAAGAACACGGCGCTGAGGTACCACATAGACGTGCAGTTCACTAGCAGCCCTGACACGCCGCATATGACCTACAACATCAAAACAAAGCAAGGCGCCtaaagggccctcgcccacggcgactttttgtagcgatgcagtcgcgctgctgtagcgcgttagtagcgatgccgTTTCctaaagtcgccgtgggcgagggccctaaggTGAATCGATCTATGAAGGTCAATacgaaaatcattgggggagggagGCCTTtcttcagcagtgggcgtctgCGTCTATGgctgaattgatgatgatgtacattactacaTAACGACGTAATATGCTCAAGTTTTTGATTGAATTTTACTCAAATGCTATATCCTAGTTTGTCACAAGATGAAATGGTAATTAATTTTCTGTTGGTAGTTCTTGTTTCCTAAGGATTCTGGAGAAGGTTTTAATGTgtcataaaattatgtatttgtaaataaagGACGCCATTTATGAAGAGGTCATTAAGTTATACAAAAGTGAATAAATTTAGCCACCCAGGACCATAACTATATTATTATGGAGTAGTAGGTATTTGTAGCAAGTATGAGTATTATTACCAACCTGAATAATGATAAGCAGCGTCTTCCTGTCCATGTAGCTGACGAGAATGGACACAACGATGTTACCGGCGGCCATGATCATGCCGATGCCGAAGACCATGGTCATTGCAAACTCGTTCAATGCGCATTTGTCTTCTACCTGCAATTTCAACATATGAGTAGTACTTGTCAACCGTATACCTACGTGTCCTTTTGAAAAAAAGGTTCCTAAAAGTGCCGTCAAATTAAAGGCAGGGGCGTGCCGCGCCTATACTAGTTTAAGCGCGAAAGCGATTAGAGACGTAGGAAGCGCTGCAGTAGTGCCACTGTGGTGGTTTGAAGGCGTCCTAATGGTCATAAAGATATAAATTCTTCTTATAACAGCAGGTCACAAGACAAGTTAGTATTTTGCAGGTATTcttaaagataataaataacCTGTTCAACAGTGATGTTCTGTGAGGCCCGGAGTCGCTCGCAGAAGGTGAGACCTGTCTCCCCACGTTGCACCGACCGCACGACTCCGTCCACGATGTACGGCATCCACACCATGTAAGGGTTTATACTGGACAGAAATAAGCACAACATAGGTTTAATAaatgaaagaagaaagaaagtaggaaagatttattacaatggacatcacaaaaggcataagaggtaaataaaaaataaacaaaaagacagGTAAAACATACAATAGAAGAGAAaataaactgagcagtgccaccctgtcgcacagcgatgcccatcgcaatgggaccccactcagaatatgccgtggcccacggtgaagaaggccacgacgctggctttcagtgtgccccatgcgtGCCCATGCCGAGTGCAACTTTAGACGCTAATctattaaaactttaaaaaaagttcTTGTAACACTTCTATCCCGCAGGATTTACCAACCATTATTGCGGGCAAGTTGTACATTTTTGAGATACAGGATTTTTTGCAATTGTGGAAACAAGAGGTGACACTTATCCCGATGAAATAAGCCAACAATTTGAGTATTTGGAACGATACTCAAGCATGAATCGAAACTGAACAATAGATTCAAGATAGACCTAAATAGAAATTAAAACTCAACCAATGTTGGTAACTTACCAAATATAAACAATAACGAAGATGATAGAAATCAGTATGGTGTTCTTGAGGAGAGGTGGCTTAAACAGCGGCGTGGTCTGCGCGACCAGAGACGACCAGAAGCCCTTCACTGCTTCCGGGGCGTCGTCTTCGTTTAGTGCCAGAGATTTTACCTTTGGACAAATAGATATTTTAACAGTACTAATAGatgatattataaatacgaataGACTAAGAACAGGAGGAGGACATACTTAGAATGGTAAGAACGTTGGTGCATCATGATGTTTGGGTCATCgcggctttggcagctacccttAAAAATTACTGTCTGGTAAATTGTTGGAACGGTCAAAACTCTCTGGATGATGAGGAGatgatttttatttgcaagTTATGTCTAAAAAGCAATGTGACTAAGCGCTCGATGCCATTAAAGAAGTAAGAAAATAGCTATTTACTTACTGGGTATTCCTCTCCGCTCTTCTTGGTATTGATGACAAACATGCTCCTCAGGATATGCAAGGCTTCGTCTTCTCGCCCAACGCTCAGCAAGAACTTGGGGCTTTCGTAGGCGAAGACAAGGCCAATAGCACTGATGGCGCAGGGCGTGGCGAAGATTAGGCACTGGAGACGCCAGGAGTTGAAGTAAATGCCGAGGACTGACCAGTAGAAGGAGAATTTGAGTGGGAGCACTGGTATGGCTATTGCTGTGAACAAAAATAGTTCTTTAACACTGCTTAATGCATGATCAATGCAAAACTTACTATAATGTTAATTGTTTTTGACTGTAATGTAACGTATCTCGAAGatttcgtcgtttcagccaaatgacgtccactgctggacaaagggctcccccaaggttttccataatgaacggtcctgcgctcgTCGAGACGAttgccgttggggcagaaaagttctcaagtggcgaccacgggttgGAAGACGAAGGCCTCCtagtaggtggaccgacaatctggtaaaggtcgcagaACCGTTCTCGAAGATTTACTTAAACATTTTCATTGCCtcaaacaaacatttaattgCCATGCCTACTTATTTGAAAGAGTTCATAATCTTTTACCAGCCATAAGCCCATTGGCAGCGAGGAAGACAGTTCCAGAGAGCACGAGCACAGCAGAGCGCTTAGCTACCGGGTTGCACTCGCTCAGCAAAGTCATCGACAGTGCAAACGCTCCAGCCACTCTGTAAATGAATGTATTTCATAATTAATTGGTTTAAAATGACCCGGCGAACATCGCACCTTTTCAttagaaataatgtagaattgtaatggtgaaagaatttttcgaATTGGTCCGGTAGTTTCAGAGCCTATTCAAAACAATCAAtcaaaataaatctttaaaaaaagataggtaggtacattggtACAGGTATAGTGGAGAAACTTACTGCCTGCTTAAGATATTTGTCAAACCAGTTTGAGGCCTTTAAACGCATAATAGATAATTATAGAagatccagtgtctaagtagctcagttggaagagtaGTCGctcggcaagcggaaggtcgtgggttcaattcccgccttaggcagttcgattttttcaagttatttataattttcaaattatagaAGATGCTTGTGATTATGTGAAGTCAAAACGGTCAGCTACATTTAAAGACCTACGGATCTTCAATTTTCTCCTAGCTACTCGTAACTTTAAGCAACAAGTAGCCTACTTGACACTACACGGAGATGGTGAAGGCCGTCAAATCCCAACGACTTACTAAATAAAGATTAAAACTTATAACTAAAACACCACCAGTACTGCTTAACTTAAACTTTTCAATGGCATATCCTTACGAGCCTGAAGACAAGAGCTTGAGGACGCTGAAGGTGATCCAGTCGGGAGAGAAGGCGGAGGCAGCACCAGCCACGAAGCTCAGGGTCATGGAGAAACACAGCACCTTCTTGCGGCCGCGCGTGTCGGCCAGGTAGCCCCAGATGTGGGACGTCGCTATTATGCCTGGGAAGTACGACATAAAGTGAGCGATTAGTGATCAAAATGATCCTTGCCTAGAATTAAGCCCCCTTACTTTGAGCCTCTAAAAGTGACACGCGTATTCGTTAATATGCCTATAACTTTGGTAGGTATCCgctgaaaataattttgttaactTGACGATTTGTGTCAGCAATTTTGCTGAGCAGCCGCGTAACATGCctcaataaaaaattaagaatCTGTGTATCGAAATTAAtgttaaatcataatttattagGTTATTAGTATCGGTGGTTAAATTCTGAATATAGTACCTTCCTATTCAAAGACTGGCTTAAAAGGGCTTGCACCCAGAGccgtaaaatattaaacaatagtacctacctacattctaaattctaatttatttattagaacgGGGGTAAGATTTAAGAAGATAACTCATAAGTGTATTACATGTTTCAGACAAAAAGCCACTGTGGCCAAACAGCTAATGGGGTCCTTGCCAGCTGCTCGCGTCATTGCGACCAGCCGTCCCTTTGAGAGGGTCGGAGTGGATTTCGCCGGGCCTATTGATGTCAAGCTATCGCGAGTGAGTGAGACGATCTGTAGTTGGTAAAGGTTACATCTGCGTGTTCGTCGGTTTTACGACGAAGGCCGTCCACTTGGAATTGGCCTCAGATCTAACCACTGAAACCTTTCTCGCTTGCTTAAGAAGGCTGATATCACGAAGAGGATTGCCCGCCGAAATTCACTTTTAAATGTGCACGGTCCCATCTAGCTGAGCTTTACAAATTGCACACTTCCCAGAGTCACCAAGCAGAAGTACATCATTTCGCAACACAACGCGGTATTGCTTTTAAGTTTATCCCCGCTTACTCACCTACCTTCGGGGGACTATGGGAAGCTGCAGTTAAAAGCACAAAATATCACCTAAAAAGAGTTCTGCAAAAAACTGTACTTACCTATGAGCGACTTAATACTGTGTTAACAGAGATAAAAGCAATACTCAACTCGAGACTCCTTCTACCTCTGTCATCAGATCCTGatgatttttgttattttgtcaccAGGACATTTCATTATTGGTTCTCCTATAACTATGTATCCGGAACAGAGTGTTGTCGTTCcgcgaaataaattaaaattttggcaaCTATGtactaatttaaaacaaatgttttggaAAACTTGGCATAAGAAGTATCTTAATGTATTGCAAAATAGGCCAAAATGGAGAACAGATTGCAATGATGTAAAAATAGGAAGtttagtaattttaaaagaTGATAATGTCATGGCCTATGGctagaaatataaaaaatgttttcccTGGGCATGACACAAAAGTTAGAGCAGTAGAAGTAATGACATCTAATAAGAAAACTCATGTTCGTGACATACATAAAGTGTGTCTATTGCCAATAGATGATAATCTGTAAAATGTTATCACTTAATTTTAGTATTAAGGCtagttaagaaaaatataataaacctACTGTTAATTTAGTTACGTGTGCATAATATCTTATGATTAACTTACAAGATGTAACAAATTACATTATGTCTTGTACAAAATGTGTACTGTGATGAGTATTATAAGTCTAACTTACCtttagcacagaataaataatagtcctttagttacctactaattaatagtaaaattaatgttgtgtAACTATCAAATATTTTCGCCCTTCCTGGGGCCCCAGTATGTTGCATGGCAACACTAAGCTGTGGAATTTAATTTTTGTGTAATGGCAATGTTTTTTCTCTATGTCGTCTCGGCTCCCACGAATACACAAGTGTGTTATCTGAAGATTGTGTTTTAATCAAGAAACCCGCATCATCTAGCCCTATCATATACAAATACGCGCGCGGCCGCGCCTCATAGATAAACGCATGAAAAAAGGCTCTCAACTGTAACCATGACAATAAAGAGAAATAGCAGGAAAAATACTCTTCTTGTAACAGCTGTATTATAAATATGAAACTTGATAAGATTAAAAGATATATGTGCACAAATAATACGTTGATTTACTAACGTAATTACGGTTAACAATCTCATCATACCTACATCTGTAGGTATACGTTGTTTTGGAAAGAGATAAAAATTCCCGTGGGTCTTATCACTTTCCGTAACCTCCATTCCCATTTCACTTTCTTCTGTTCAGGAATAAACCCATATTATTATGAGGTTGTCACTTCAAACTCCGTCACGTCATCAAAAGATCTGATCTATTCATCCATTTGCCATGCCATTCAGCTCATTGTGGTGGCCTCCAACGACTTTTGTTGGATGACCAAGCAACCCGCTTAATGGGAGTAATCCCACCACTGTAACTCCTGTATAGCTAAGATCTTGACCTCCAATGAAACCCAATCAGTGGAAGTGGAGTAGTCCTTTCGGAAAGCTAACTGTCTTAGAACCCGTAACGaatttaattataacaaaatagGAGGAggagtttgaaataaaacataGCCTTCCCTCTGAACAACGTTACCCTGTCTTCCCCATAACCCCAGTAAGTTGGTACTCACCCATGAGAGGCATCGCGGCCATCAGTCCTTGCTGCGAGCTGGTGGTCCCGAGCTCGCAGGCGCTGGCGGGGACCAGGTAAGACACTGAGAAGATCTCGAACGCCATGCCTATGATGATGCTGCTGCACAGTATGAAGGTTAGCAGGTTGAACTTGCCGTAGCCTGAAAGGTGGAATTTGTTCAATTTTTCAAGTTTATAAGAGCAACTTATAAAAGAACAGTGCCTttggcagttcgattttttctagttgtttatttataatttaggaCAGTGGATACTTATagggcaaatattttttttgcgaattaagaattttaatttagaactagcggccgcccgcgacttcgtacgcgtggatcccgttttacccccttcatctatcttacgcggtttagattttttcatacaaatgttttttcccgctaactcccgttcccgcgggaattcctaagtatactataacctgcccaggagtatgaaaaataattgtaccaagtttcgttaaaatccgtctagtagtttttgtttctataaggaacataaagacagacagacagacagacagacagatagacagacagacagatagacagacagacagacagacagacagacagacagacagacagacaaaaattttactgatttcatttttggcataa harbors:
- the LOC135077050 gene encoding synaptic vesicle glycoprotein 2B-like isoform X2; the protein is MAQLEKVPFEEAMDLTGIIATSHIWGYLADTRGRKKVLCFSMTLSFVAGAASAFSPDWITFSVLKLLSSGSVAGAFALSMTLLSECNPVAKRSAVLVLSGTVFLAANGLMAAIAIPVLPLKFSFYWSVLGIYFNSWRLQCLIFATPCAISAIGLVFAYESPKFLLSVGREDEALHILRSMFVINTKKSGEEYPVKSLALNEDDAPEAVKGFWSSLVAQTTPLFKPPLLKNTILISIIFVIVYICINPYMVWMPYIVDGVVRSVQRGETGLTFCERLRASQNITVEQVEDKCALNEFAMTMVFGIGMIMAAGNIVVSILVSYMDRKTLLIIIQVICGVSGLLVNCTSMWYLSAVFFLLYISGSINFGFLNTFSVTLFPTYVKAMAVCLTLMVGRGSAALGINLLKEMLNTNCEASFYVFGSIALLGALLQCFLPGTKTKKVP
- the LOC135077050 gene encoding synaptic vesicle glycoprotein 2B-like isoform X1; translation: MAQLEKVPFEEAMDLTGYGKFNLLTFILCSSIIIGMAFEIFSVSYLVPASACELGTTSSQQGLMAAMPLMGIIATSHIWGYLADTRGRKKVLCFSMTLSFVAGAASAFSPDWITFSVLKLLSSGSVAGAFALSMTLLSECNPVAKRSAVLVLSGTVFLAANGLMAAIAIPVLPLKFSFYWSVLGIYFNSWRLQCLIFATPCAISAIGLVFAYESPKFLLSVGREDEALHILRSMFVINTKKSGEEYPVKSLALNEDDAPEAVKGFWSSLVAQTTPLFKPPLLKNTILISIIFVIVYICINPYMVWMPYIVDGVVRSVQRGETGLTFCERLRASQNITVEQVEDKCALNEFAMTMVFGIGMIMAAGNIVVSILVSYMDRKTLLIIIQVICGVSGLLVNCTSMWYLSAVFFLLYISGSINFGFLNTFSVTLFPTYVKAMAVCLTLMVGRGSAALGINLLKEMLNTNCEASFYVFGSIALLGALLQCFLPGTKTKKVP